The sequence GGAAAGTACCTGAGGTTGAGAAGTCCCAAGATGGATGAGAGCTCGTGGTCGTTAAAATAAAAAGTGGATGGACGATAGCTCATGGTAATAAGATGTGCCTTTTATTGTAACTATATTCCTAGAGTGTGAGTATAGTGCTATGACTAATGGTGCATGGGAAAGCACCCAAGGGTCCCAAGATGGATGATAGCCCATGTTCATTACATCTATTCCATGAGCGATGTATGCTCTGGGAATTCATAATCTTTGGTAATTTTCAATTGGTTTACTCTTGATGAGCATCTTATCGCATTTTTGTATTATGTCAATCATGCATTTTTGCCTTTCATGTCTGACCGAGGTATCACAGCATTCTCACAAGAGAAAGATACCAACAGATCAGGTACACCTAGTAGTGATCATACTAATTTTCAAGCCACTCACGATATCGCTTCATCATCATGTGGACATGTGCATCGATCCTTAAAATGTGATAATGTCAAAGGACAATATAACTTTCACAGTCCAAATTCAGATGAACTCCTGAGATTTGTATACAGCATATATAAGAAATTATACAAAACTGTTGAGCCTAAATTTTCACTGGAGAAGTTATTGAATGAAATTTGCGAAAGTTATTAGGAAATAAGAGCTGATTCTGTTGATGGAGTTCACAAAAACAAATTACCAGGACATCACGAAATTGTAGAAACAGATCGTCCTGAAAGGAATATGGGAAAAAGGTTGAGTTGCTCTTCCAGTCATTCTTTGCAGCTGCAGGCTGCAGTCTGTGGATTACAGTAGCAAGAAAATGGTGGTTCTTAAAGTCCTTGACATAACAAAAGGCACTGAAAAAGCAAAAATATCTCTATATGATGATGTTGGCCATGAGAACCGACAAGTTTTGTTTATATCCATGGAACACAATTTACCAATCTGCATATGTTCGTGTGTCATTAGCTCGAATTGCCAATGAGGACTGCTGCCCAAGCTGTACAGGGGATTGTCTTTTGTCCTCCATACCTTGTGCATGTGCTGGTGACACGGGAGGAGAATTTGCTTATACCCCAGAAGGACTGCTGAATCAAAAGTTTTTAAGATCTTGTATTTCCATGAACCAAGAACCTCAAAATCACCACCTCTTTTACCGCCAGGATTGCCCCTTGGAGAGGGCCAAGAATGCCAATAGAACCCAAAAATGCAAAGGTCACCTGCTGAGAAAGTTCATTAAAGAATGCTGGAGAAAATGTGGCTGCAACATGGAATGTGGAAATAAAGTCGTTCGGCGAGGTATAACACAGGAATTACAGGTTCGTATTTGAGAATATCATGATTTTAGTTTTTGCTTCACTTATGTAGATCTTTTTCTTATTGTTGTAAGTAATTCTCTTGATGGAAACAGTACTAATACTAACACTACCTTTTCAGGTCTTCTTGACAAGCAAAGGTAAAAGGCTGGGGTGTCCGGGCTCTTGAAGAGTTACCAGAAGGTGCCTTTGTTTGTGAGTATGTGGGGGAGATATTGACAAACATGGAATTATACGAATGGAATAAACATAGCAGTGGCAAAGATAAACATGTGTATCCAGTGCTGCTCGATGCAGGCTGGGTTACAGAAGGAGTTTTAAGAGATGAAGATGGCCTTTGCTTGGTTGCTACATACTATGGAAATGTTGCTAGGTTCATAAATCACCGGTAagcttatttatatatttttggcCATCAAACCTTTTCAACATAACTAGTCAGTTGAGCTATTGAATTTTTCATCTTGATCCTCTGTTACATTTCTCAGTATGGATGCGCAACATGGTACACAATATTGATTAGTACACGAGGCAgttggaaaatatttatttggtgTAAATTGCATACTGATGTAATTGGAAATGCAGCGGGAGTTTTTTCGAACTGGGATTTTGTATGATTGTTGCAACTTATATCCACATTCATTTTTGCATTTTCTCAATGACAGGTGTTTTGATTCAAACTTGCTTGAGATTCCTGTTCAGGTGGAGACTCCGGACCAACATTATTATCATGTATGAGTGTACCACTCCACTTATTTTCCTTTTGCCATTTCCTTGTTTTTGACAAACTAACATCAATTCTTGTGAAACATTTTGAAACCGATGAATTTTTCTTCCTTCTGCTTTCTTTATGCAGCTTGCATTCTTCACTAAGAGGAAAGTTGATGCTCTGGAAGAGCTTACTTTTGTAAGTAAtagtcttttttttaaaaaaaataaaaatctccgTCTAAAGCTTTCCGACTCCCATGAAAATGCAGTGATAGACTTGCACTTACTCAGAGTTGCACTTCATGAAGCTAGAGAAAAGGTTATTAGAAATTGCATTTACTTCAAGTTCCTTTGGTAGCATAAATAACAAGTTTATTAATTGTCCACAAGCAACTGCATTGTTTGCATGTTCCTTCACAAGGATGGATTAAGAGCAACTCAGGACTGAATGTACTTTGTAGAGAAGAAAATTACTATTTCGAAAAAACTGGACACTTAATACATTACATCTCCTTCTCATGCATTGCCCCCTCGATTGGATTCTTGGATCCACCATTGTTGACCTTGCATATTAACTGGTTTTATGTGTCACCATTTCAAGACAGCTCCATTCCCCTCTTAAGCAGGATAATGGAATTGACTTTGCTGATCTTAACCATCCTATCAATGCATTTAAATGTCTTCGCGGAAGTGATGAATACTGCAGAGACAGCAAAAGATAACTTGGATCCAACGAATGAAATTGTATGACTTGGGATTTTGTATGTCAGCCCAGTTTTGAAATTTTCTGATACATTTAATTCAAGACATGAACGtatattctcaaaaattttaACATCCTGACCTTAGTTCTGTCGGTCTCTTTTCCATTGAAGTTCTTTCACATAAATTATGCATAATATAAGTTCTTTAAATTATAATGCTTGGACCATCTAAATTGGTCTCTTGATTGAAAGAGAGGGTAATCGGAtgcttaaattaaatatttttttaatgagtagtgagacggtctaacgaagctttatatgtgagacgggtcaacactatcgatattcacaataaaaaagtaatactcttagcataaaaaataataattttttatggatgactcaaataagagatatgtctcacaaaatacgatatacagataatatgttatattttcaTAACAACAATTGTATACTTTGCATTAATTGAACATATCACAATCCGTGGTCTTTCTTTCAACCATACAAAACATCAACCACAAAAAGCATTGAATTGGGATGGGATAGCATTGCATTATTACACATACACatcaataaatttaatttacttAATTCCAACTTGTTTATGTCATCTTCTTTCAATTCTtatacaaacaaacaaacaaacatatACATGTATGGATCTATCAATATGTTTCATAAATCATagggaaaaagaagaagaaattatACTTGATTGATAAGAAATAAAATCTTGTAAAAATAAGTAAatgttattaaaatattgaaaaatcatatttaaatatttgagcaAAGTATTCGGGATTAGGTCTTCTTTGATGGTGATTAATTCtaagaaatgatattttatacaTCTCTaaagtataatataatatattgagCAATCGGATTATTacattaaatgatattataattcataaataatatataacagCTCAAACATCATACTAATCCTCGTCACGGAAAAATTATCCGATTAATGATCTCaccaatttaaaatttttttaaactttctaAAATGAATTCATATACCACACGAGTCCAATCTTTTCTGTCATAATCATTACCTAAAACGGTGTTTAACTTTTTAACCTTTTTGATTAGTCTCAAATTGATTCAACCGTAGATTCATCAATCTGGCAACCAAAAAATCAACGGCCAAGATGAGACAAACACCATAACCACACGCTACCATCAATCATCGATTCGTCTGTAGCTAAgacatttatttattaatttattattattattattattttggtgtGCTAGAAAAAAAATAGGATATGGTTTTAGCAAAGTCAGCATGCTTTGATTCCCGTTTTAGAACTTTATTACTAATTCCAATATCAGATTCATTTAACATTGTATTATAGTGAATTTTATCGTTTTCTGTGACACACTCATGTTTCTTGTCAGCATTCTTTAATCTTTACTaagctttattttatttttactcgGCCAACACTATCGATATTCCGTCGGATTCTGCTGCATCTCGAGTCTAGTTGGTTGATTCCCGTCTTTCTTGGATCCCATATACTGTTGGCCAAACGCCCACTTCTGATTCACCATTTCGTGTGTAATTTCATCTGTTTTTGTTATGTTTAACTTTGTTTTTTGTTTCCCTTCCATTTATTGAATTGGGTTGTCAGTTGTTTCCAAAAAGATTGCGTTTTGTACGTTTCTGAGCCGTGTTTTTATGTACCCACAtcgagtttttttttgttttttttaattatagtGTAGTTATTTGTATGCGTTTGGGTTGCTCAAGGGTGGTGGTGTTGAAACGGGCGGCTGTATCCGAGTTTTTGGAACTTGGAAAATGATTTTGTTCGTGATTCTCTCTTTGTTTTTCAAGTTTCGCGTTCAAGTTTCTAATTCTTGATTCACAGATAGATGGATAAGATACACCATTAACCGATTAGGCGTATCTGACTTTTGGCTCTTTATGGGGTATCAAATGAATGAAAGCTTTAATTCCTGAATCGTGTCAGCAAATTCTTGCTTCCTTCTTAATTTCTGTATTTGATTATGATTTTTAGTTTGTGGTTGGATAGCTCTACGGTAGTTGAACTTAGTTTTTTCTTAGATTTTGCCTTTCTCGAAGAGAAGCACAgaatattttaatgaattttgaTAGTAATTGAATCAGCCTACTTTTCTATCAGATAAGAGCGTGGAATGTCAAATAGTATCCCGTACGTTTAGTCCAGCTAAATATTAGGAGCTGATTTCACATCATTTAGGCACACGTATTAAAGGAAGTTGGTATTATTTTAATCCGATTTCTTAGTCGCTTCTCACTTTTTCATTTGACATATTCTTACAGATTCTTAAAGTTAAAGGTTTGAGAGGTGTGGTTCTTTGAGGGCACAGGAGAACTCTGATAGGATCTGGTTCTTTCCTGTTTATGGAAAGAATAGAATATGCCCCCTATATTGTGTAAGAAAAAATCCAGTGAAGCACATCTGAATGAAATAAGAGTGTCTGGACCTATGTCCACATCTTTTGGGGTCTTGTCTTCTCCATTCGAAGAAAAGTTTCCGAAGCTGCCAGATTCGCCTCAGGTTACTTTAGCTCGAGAACTGACTACTAATTTAACGTCCTTATGTCCTATAACACCCTCCTCTAGTGACAAAACTGTTTACTCGCCTAATTCTTGTCAATTGGCTAAGTCACCAATAATTTCCGAATCACTGAAAGATGAGGATTCTTTTGTATCATACCAACATTCCCTCCTGCAAGCTAGCGAATCAAGTGGCTATTCTATGGATACCGAAGATGTTTCTTGGGATAATGATGCTACCCAAAATTTTCTTGACATTCCCTTGAATATTCATGTCCAGAATGAATTGGTGGAAGGTAGAGGTGTATTGGCATCAGATGAACATGGTAAGAATACAGATTGGCACGAATGGGCGGATCAATTGATCAAAGTCGACGATACACTGGACACTAATTGGAGTGATCTTCTTGTTGATGTCAATGTTCCAGATCTCAATGCCGAGGTTTGATTCTCAAATGTCACACcatatgaaatttgaattgtATTAGTATTACATCATTTCAAATACACATTGTTAAATTTCATTCTCACGGAAAACTAGATTTTGAGCGGGTTCAATTGTTTAATATCGCATGTCTCTCTTCTGCTCTGAACTGTCAATGACTTACCAGTTGCTGGAATTGCCACCTGATGCCCCTGTATGCCATCCGCAAATTCATCAGCATCAGAATTCTCCCACCTCAGGAGGACAATGCTGTTCTGTACTTAGCTCTCCTCGTGCTGCACCTTTAACCAAAGCTCGAATGCGATGGACACCGGAACTTCATGAAGTTTTCGTGGATGCTGTGTCTAAGCTCGGTGGTAATGAACGTGAGTACTCGGTTCATTTATGCTTGATTTCTTGATCTCGTTAACAacttaatatttgaaaacttgGGTGATATTTGGATTCATTTTCTTCCTCTCCTTCTccattcttgaaaataaaattaattacgACCCTTGTTTTCCGTTCTCCTCcctaaaattattttcacgCTGAAAGCATAATCATTactttagtttttattttttttactattttctaTAAATGCTCTATTACTatattttattctaattttCTAAGCTACattttgagattttaaaatattctacattttaacaaaatttatatattcataAAGCGATATCACTAACTGGACAGacaattcattaaaaatttttGTCGAAAATATTTTCTGAAGCATTTTCCTTGAGCTGCTTCTCTGTTAGCAATCAATGTTGACCTCAGATAGAAGAATAAGTGATTGCCTATAAAGTAATTTACAAGAGATTTATATGGTCAATCAATTAGCGGGTTTGAGTTACACCTGATGGTTGAGTGGGAAAACTAAAAACAGAAGTAAAAAGAAGCGTAACAGAGAATTACAAGAGCTTGTGGCCCTGGGGAATTTGTCAATGTATGTAAGCTGTTTGAGCATGCTACAGTACATGTTGCAATCTTCAACTGTATCCGTTTTATTTCTGGTATTAATTGAAACCCAACACAATTGTCTTAACATTGTGGTGTGTACTCCATAGGAGCTACACCAAAAGCTGTCTTGAAACTCATGAATGTTGAAGGCCTGACCATTTATCATGTGAAAAGCCACTTGCAGGTATTTTGAGTCTTTGAACTTCTATTTTCGTACTCTTTTGGTTTGTATGTTACACCATTTCTCAACATACTATTTATGTAATTCCAGAAATATAGAACTGCAAGATACAAGCCAGAGTCATCAGAAGGTAACCATTGCCTCGGTTGTAATTTTTGTCATGAATGTAATGGTTGAGGGCTAATCTGAACAATTCAACATGTCTGCCATTTATTTCGTATTTGGTAGAAACTTGTTTTCCCAAAAACTCGGGCTCATGGAAGTGGTTCTATAATAATTTTATGCTGTAACACGTCTCATCGCATGCAACCGATAGACATGATGTCTGACGTTAATATTTGAGCTACATATGTGTACTTGTTGAGATATTGGCCAGCAAAGCCCCAAAAATAACCAACCAAGTcgactcaattaaaataaaaaggggATGATGGAGTAACTAGAGCCTTGAACATGTGACAATCTGTTTCCAATACTGTTAGAAACCACTTTTTTCAAAGTTGGAATTCATTGGATGTGACCCAataaagaattttatattttaattaatttatattttttgtcagGATATTTTAACAATATCTGTATACAGCAAGACATTATTTAACTATTTGGATGCGGTTACTTGACAATTACccttaaatcatgaaaaaaacTATGTATCCTTCAGTGTTACCCTGCTAGACGCTGGTGTAGTTGACATAGTGCTATCTTCGTAATATTTCGATGATAAATAATGACTTACTGAATCTGATCTTGCTCTTCCATTAATAGATTCCTATTTTTTCTTTagattttataaaaatgatCCTTTATGATGTCAGGAGCGTCGGAGAAGAAATCAAAAAATGTGGCAGAGATGATGTCCCTGGACTTGAAGACGTAAATCTCTCTCTATCTCTTTCATACACATGGCATATTTCTCACATTTgaccttt comes from Primulina huaijiensis isolate GDHJ02 chromosome 5, ASM1229523v2, whole genome shotgun sequence and encodes:
- the LOC140977725 gene encoding LOW QUALITY PROTEIN: histone-lysine N-methyltransferase SUVR4-like (The sequence of the model RefSeq protein was modified relative to this genomic sequence to represent the inferred CDS: inserted 4 bases in 2 codons; deleted 1 base in 1 codon; substituted 1 base at 1 genomic stop codon), coding for MTPELEQRIAKAFGTMRSLGLSAETVKPVLKKLLKLYNKNWELIEEDSYRTLADAIFEFADDKVFNSALLPDICIAFPSNFNLKIIISLVIFNWFTLDEHLIAFLYYVNHAFLPFMSDRGITAFSQEKDTNRSGTPSSDHTNFQATHDIASSSCGHVHRSLKCDNVKGQYNFHSPNSDELLRFVYSIYKKLYKTVEPKFSLEKLLNEICESYXEIRADSVDGVHKNKLPGHHEIVETDRPERNMGKRLSCSSSHSLQLXRLQSVDYSSKKMVVLKVLDITKGTEKAKISLYDDVGHENXDKFCLYPWNTIYQSAYVRVSLARIANEDCCPSCTGDCLLSSIPCACAGDTGGEFAYTPEGLLNQKFLRSCISMNQEPQNHHLFYRQDCPLERAKNANRTQKCKGHLLRKFIKECWRKCGCNMECGNKVVRRGITQELQVFLTSKGKGWGVRALEELPEGAFVCEYVGEILTNMELYEWNKHSSGKDKHVYPVLLDAGWVTEGVLRDEDGLCLVATYYGNVARFINHRCFDSNLLEIPVQVETPDQHYYHLAFFTKRKVDALEELTFDNGIDFADLNHPINAFKCLRGSDEYCRDSKR
- the LOC140976932 gene encoding protein PHR1-LIKE 1-like — translated: MPPILCKKKSSEAHLNEIRVSGPMSTSFGVLSSPFEEKFPKLPDSPQVTLARELTTNLTSLCPITPSSSDKTVYSPNSCQLAKSPIISESLKDEDSFVSYQHSLLQASESSGYSMDTEDVSWDNDATQNFLDIPLNIHVQNELVEGRGVLASDEHGKNTDWHEWADQLIKVDDTLDTNWSDLLVDVNVPDLNAELLELPPDAPVCHPQIHQHQNSPTSGGQCCSVLSSPRAAPLTKARMRWTPELHEVFVDAVSKLGGNERATPKAVLKLMNVEGLTIYHVKSHLQKYRTARYKPESSEGASEKKSKNVAEMMSLDLKTTMGITEALRLQMEVQKQLHEQLEIQRNLQLRIEEQGKHLQKIFEQQRKMEENKSKASLQNSNELSQCQMVENPPSSVNDKPGPSINDRSNIKEVTSDPCLPTDQEYSCKNSLSPKRESFEDHELDSSGFDRPLIKKLAKFNEKDTS